The following coding sequences lie in one Bacteroides helcogenes P 36-108 genomic window:
- the dprA gene encoding DNA-processing protein DprA codes for MNNDERICSIALTLCSGIGRIGAKRLIDSIGSASEIFGRRKELPELLPGISPVVIAALDNPAAFLRAEREMEFVEKNRLTCLTLKDKAYPSRLRECEDAPVVLFFKGNADLNRLHVIDMVGTRQATDYGKQFCADFLRDLSNLCPDVLVVSGLAYGIDIHAHRAALANRLSTVAVLAHGLDRLYPYVHRKTAVDMLANGGLLTEFLTETNPDKHNFVGRNRIVAGMSDATIVVESAAKGGSLITAELAGGYHRDCFAVPGRITDTASVGCNRLIRDNKAALVQSAEEFVQAMGWASPRESSGVEGIQRTFFPELTEDEERVVRILMRQGDLHVNALVVEANVPVNRMSALLFELEMKGVIKAMVGGVYHLLGGI; via the coding sequence ATGAACAACGACGAACGTATTTGCAGCATAGCCCTGACACTTTGTTCCGGTATTGGACGTATAGGGGCAAAGCGTCTGATAGATAGCATAGGCAGTGCCTCCGAAATATTCGGGCGGCGGAAAGAACTTCCCGAATTGCTACCCGGCATCAGCCCTGTCGTCATTGCTGCCCTTGATAACCCTGCCGCTTTCCTACGTGCCGAACGTGAGATGGAGTTTGTGGAGAAAAACCGCCTCACTTGTCTGACCTTGAAGGACAAAGCCTATCCCAGTCGCTTGCGTGAGTGTGAGGATGCTCCTGTGGTGTTGTTTTTTAAGGGAAATGCCGATCTCAACCGACTGCACGTCATTGATATGGTAGGAACGCGGCAAGCAACGGACTATGGCAAACAGTTTTGCGCCGATTTTCTGCGCGATCTTTCCAATCTTTGTCCGGATGTGCTTGTAGTCAGTGGATTGGCCTATGGAATTGATATCCATGCCCATCGCGCCGCTTTGGCAAATCGCCTTTCCACCGTTGCCGTTCTTGCTCATGGGTTAGACCGGCTTTATCCTTATGTTCACAGGAAGACGGCTGTGGATATGCTGGCAAACGGTGGACTTCTTACCGAATTTCTTACGGAAACCAATCCGGACAAGCACAATTTTGTTGGTCGCAACCGTATTGTGGCAGGTATGAGTGATGCTACCATCGTGGTAGAATCGGCAGCTAAAGGTGGATCTCTCATTACGGCGGAACTGGCCGGAGGCTATCACAGAGATTGTTTTGCCGTTCCCGGTCGCATTACGGATACTGCTTCCGTGGGTTGCAATCGATTGATACGCGACAATAAGGCGGCGCTTGTGCAGAGTGCGGAGGAGTTTGTGCAAGCTATGGGATGGGCTTCACCACGAGAATCGTCTGGAGTGGAAGGCATTCAGCGTACCTTTTTCCCCGAACTGACGGAAGATGAGGAACGGGTGGTGCGTATCCTGATGCGTCAGGGAGACTTGCATGTCAACGCTTTGGTGGTGGAAGCCAATGTGCCTGTAAACCGTATGAGTGCCTTGCTGTTTGAATTGGAAATGAAAGGAGTGATAAAGGCGATGGTGGGTGGCGTCTATCATCTGTTGGGGGGGATCTGA
- a CDS encoding peptidase U32 family protein, translating into MNSSRLSDFEIMAPVGSRESLAAAIQAGADSIYFGIENLNMRARSANTFTIDDLREIARTCDEHRMKSYLTVNTIIYDHDVPLMRTIVDAAKAAGISAVIAADVAVMSYARKIGQEVHLSTQLNISNVEALRFYAQFADVVVLARELNLEQVAEIYRHIREENICGPGGEQIRIEMFCHGALCMAVSGKCYLSLHEMNHSANRGACMQVCRRSYVVRDKETDVELEVDNQYIMSPKDLKTIHFMNKMLDAGVRVFKIEGRARGPEYVRTVVECYKEAIHAYLDGSFTDEKIAIWDERLKTVFNRGFWDGYYLGQRLGEWTRNYGSAATERKIYVGKGIRYFSNIGVAEFLVEAAEVSAGDKLLITGPTTGAEFLTLEEPRVDLKPVHTVCKGQHFSMKSPKIRPSDKLYKLVSVEELKKFKGLDVEKQRG; encoded by the coding sequence ATGAATTCTTCTCGACTTTCTGATTTTGAAATCATGGCGCCTGTCGGCTCTCGCGAATCTCTTGCGGCAGCCATACAAGCAGGCGCTGATTCTATCTATTTCGGCATTGAGAACCTGAACATGCGTGCTCGTTCGGCAAACACCTTTACGATTGATGACTTGAGGGAGATAGCCCGAACCTGTGATGAGCATCGGATGAAAAGCTATCTCACCGTCAATACCATCATATACGACCATGATGTACCTTTGATGCGTACCATTGTGGATGCGGCAAAGGCGGCAGGCATTTCGGCTGTGATTGCAGCAGATGTGGCGGTGATGAGTTATGCTCGCAAGATAGGACAGGAAGTGCACCTCAGTACACAGTTGAATATCTCCAATGTGGAGGCACTCCGTTTCTATGCCCAATTTGCCGATGTCGTGGTACTGGCGCGTGAATTGAATCTGGAGCAGGTAGCGGAAATCTACCGCCATATCCGTGAGGAAAACATCTGTGGACCGGGTGGAGAACAGATACGCATCGAGATGTTCTGCCATGGTGCGCTTTGTATGGCCGTGTCCGGCAAATGTTACCTTTCATTGCACGAGATGAATCATTCCGCCAATCGGGGCGCCTGTATGCAGGTATGCCGCCGCAGCTATGTGGTGCGTGACAAGGAGACGGATGTGGAACTGGAAGTGGACAACCAATATATCATGTCGCCCAAGGATCTGAAGACCATCCACTTTATGAATAAAATGCTGGATGCCGGTGTACGCGTCTTTAAGATTGAAGGCCGTGCGCGCGGTCCCGAATATGTTCGTACAGTAGTGGAATGTTATAAAGAGGCCATTCACGCCTATCTTGATGGCAGCTTTACCGACGAGAAGATTGCGATTTGGGACGAACGTCTGAAGACTGTTTTCAATCGGGGTTTTTGGGATGGTTACTATCTGGGACAGCGTCTGGGCGAATGGACAAGGAATTACGGTTCTGCTGCTACGGAGCGTAAGATTTATGTGGGTAAGGGTATCCGCTATTTCAGCAATATCGGAGTGGCTGAGTTTTTGGTGGAAGCTGCCGAGGTCAGTGCAGGTGACAAGTTGCTGATAACGGGCCCGACAACTGGAGCTGAGTTCCTGACTTTGGAGGAGCCTCGTGTGGATCTGAAGCCTGTGCATACAGTGTGCAAAGGGCAGCATTTCTCGATGAAATCGCCTAAAATACGTCCCAGCGACAAGCTTTATAAGTTGGTTTCCGTGGAAGAACTGAAGAAGTTCAAGGGATTGGATGTAGAGAAACAACGGGGCTGA
- a CDS encoding DUF2059 domain-containing protein, with protein sequence MRKLFFMAAMCIAMLSMQSAGVYAQDVNGKYKETLYKMMDKSGGLEAVKQMVPQLVGMMKQQAASQPDSFWEDFTKRWTKQFIDKMVERYAPIYQKYLTQGDLEAILAFYDTPVGQKMSAATPPITKEGMQMGQQLGMEIGQQMQSEIANMVSK encoded by the coding sequence ATGAGAAAACTTTTCTTCATGGCAGCGATGTGCATAGCAATGTTGTCGATGCAGTCGGCCGGTGTTTATGCACAAGATGTGAACGGCAAGTACAAAGAGACTCTTTACAAGATGATGGATAAATCGGGTGGGCTGGAAGCCGTGAAACAGATGGTTCCGCAACTTGTAGGAATGATGAAGCAGCAGGCTGCATCGCAGCCCGATTCTTTTTGGGAAGATTTCACCAAGCGTTGGACCAAGCAGTTCATCGACAAGATGGTGGAGAGATATGCCCCTATTTATCAGAAATATCTTACGCAGGGAGATTTGGAAGCCATCTTGGCTTTTTATGACACTCCCGTGGGACAGAAGATGTCTGCCGCTACGCCTCCCATTACTAAAGAGGGCATGCAGATGGGGCAGCAGCTTGGCATGGAAATCGGTCAGCAGATGCAGAGCGAGATAGCCAATATGGTAAGTAAATAA
- a CDS encoding flavodoxin → MKNLLIALLALVYTTGAMAQSKETMSTNKTLVAYFSCTGTTKSAAQKLAKNIGADLYEIKPQKPYTSADLNWHNRNSRSSVEMKDSSSRPAISGKIVDMKQYDTVFVGFPIWWDLAPTIINTFLESYDFSGKTVIPFATSGGSSISNSEKNLRKAYPKIKWETGKLMN, encoded by the coding sequence ATGAAGAATCTATTAATCGCCCTCCTCGCCCTGGTCTATACCACAGGCGCAATGGCACAAAGCAAAGAAACAATGAGTACAAACAAGACACTGGTTGCCTACTTCTCTTGCACGGGCACTACAAAAAGCGCCGCCCAAAAGCTGGCAAAAAACATCGGAGCCGACCTCTACGAAATCAAACCACAGAAGCCTTACACTTCCGCCGACCTGAACTGGCACAACAGGAACAGCCGCAGCTCGGTAGAGATGAAAGACAGCTCATCGCGTCCTGCAATCTCCGGCAAAATAGTCGATATGAAGCAGTATGATACCGTTTTCGTGGGATTCCCCATTTGGTGGGACCTTGCACCAACCATCATCAACACCTTCCTCGAAAGCTATGATTTCAGCGGAAAGACGGTCATACCTTTCGCTACTTCAGGAGGCAGCAGCATCTCAAACAGCGAAAAGAACCTGCGCAAAGCTTATCCGAAGATAAAGTGGGAAACCGGAAAACTGATGAACTAA
- a CDS encoding succinate dehydrogenase/fumarate reductase iron-sulfur subunit, with translation MDKNISFTLKVWRQKGPKAKGAFETYQMKDIPGDTSFLEMLDILNEQLISEGKEPVVFDHDCREGICGMCSLYINGHPHGPATGATTCQIYMRRFNDGDTITVEPWRSAGFPVIKDLMVDRTAYDKIMQAGGYVSVRTGAPQDANAILIPKPIADEAMDAASCIGCGACVAACKNGSAMLFVSAKVSQLNLLPQGKPEALRRAKAMLSKMDELGFGNCTNTRACEAECPKNISISNIARLNRDFIIAKLKD, from the coding sequence ATGGATAAAAATATATCATTTACGCTCAAGGTATGGCGCCAGAAGGGTCCGAAAGCAAAAGGCGCTTTTGAAACATACCAAATGAAAGATATTCCGGGCGATACTTCATTCCTCGAAATGCTGGATATTCTGAACGAACAGCTTATCAGTGAAGGCAAAGAACCGGTTGTATTCGACCATGATTGCCGCGAAGGTATCTGCGGTATGTGCTCCCTGTACATCAACGGACACCCGCACGGCCCCGCAACAGGCGCCACTACTTGCCAGATTTACATGCGCCGCTTTAATGACGGTGACACCATTACAGTTGAGCCGTGGCGTTCTGCCGGTTTCCCGGTCATCAAGGACCTGATGGTTGACCGCACGGCATACGACAAGATTATGCAAGCCGGCGGCTACGTCAGCGTACGTACGGGTGCGCCTCAGGATGCCAACGCTATCCTGATCCCGAAGCCGATTGCCGACGAAGCCATGGATGCCGCTTCCTGCATAGGTTGCGGTGCTTGTGTGGCTGCTTGCAAGAATGGTTCTGCCATGTTGTTCGTATCTGCCAAAGTAAGCCAGTTGAACTTGCTTCCCCAAGGCAAACCCGAAGCATTGCGCCGTGCCAAGGCCATGTTGAGCAAGATGGACGAACTCGGTTTCGGTAACTGTACCAACACGCGCGCTTGTGAGGCCGAATGTCCGAAGAACATCTCCATCAGCAACATCGCACGTTTGAACCGTGATTTTATCATTGCAAAACTGAAAGATTAA
- a CDS encoding fumarate reductase/succinate dehydrogenase flavoprotein subunit, with protein MTKIDSKIPEGPVAEKWTNYKAHQKLVNPANKRRLDIIVVGTGLAGASAAASLGEMGFRVFNFCIQDSPRRAHSIAAQGGINAAKNYQNDGDSIYRLFYDTVKGGDYRAREANVYRLAEVSNNIIDQCVAQGVPFAREYGGTLDNRSFGGAQVSRTFYAKGQTGQQLLLGAYSALSRQVNVGTVKLFTRYEMQDVVLVEGRARGIIAKNLVTGKLERFAAHAVVIATGGYGNAYFLSTNAMTCNCTAAISCYRKGAWMANPAYVQIHPTCIPVHGDKQSKLTLMSESLRNDGRIWVPKKLEDAKKLQEGTLQGKDIPEEDRDYYLERRYPAFGNLVPRDVASRAAKERCDKGYGVNNTGLAVFLDFSDAINRLGVDVVRQRYGNLFDMYEEITDVNPEHNPMMIYPAIHYTMGGIWVDYELMTSVKGLFAIGECNFSDHGANRLGASALMQGLADGYFVLPYTIQNYLADQITVPRFSTDLPEFAAAEKAIQEKIDWMMNIKGKKSVDSIHKELGHIMWEFVGMGRTAEGLKEGLKKLKDVRKEFETNLFIPGEKEGMNVELDKAIRLYDFIIMGELIAYDALNRDESCGGHFREEYQTEEGEAKRDDENFFYVACWEYQGSDEKAPVLLKEPLVYEAIKVQTRNYKS; from the coding sequence ATGACTAAGATAGATTCTAAAATACCGGAAGGACCGGTAGCTGAGAAATGGACCAATTATAAAGCTCATCAAAAATTAGTAAACCCTGCCAACAAACGCCGTTTGGACATCATCGTAGTAGGAACCGGACTTGCCGGCGCCAGTGCTGCGGCCTCTCTCGGTGAAATGGGTTTCAGAGTATTCAATTTCTGCATCCAGGATTCTCCGCGCCGTGCGCACTCCATCGCCGCACAGGGGGGTATCAATGCTGCAAAGAATTACCAAAACGACGGCGACTCCATTTACCGTCTGTTCTACGATACCGTGAAGGGTGGTGACTACCGTGCCCGCGAAGCCAATGTTTATCGTCTGGCAGAGGTATCAAACAATATCATCGACCAGTGCGTTGCACAAGGCGTTCCCTTCGCCCGCGAATACGGCGGCACGCTGGACAACCGTTCTTTCGGTGGCGCACAGGTGTCACGTACATTTTACGCTAAAGGGCAGACTGGACAGCAGTTGTTGTTAGGCGCATACTCCGCATTGAGCCGCCAGGTGAATGTGGGCACTGTAAAGCTGTTTACACGCTATGAAATGCAGGACGTTGTGCTCGTGGAAGGACGTGCCCGCGGCATCATCGCCAAAAACCTCGTAACCGGTAAGCTGGAACGCTTCGCCGCCCATGCAGTGGTTATCGCTACCGGCGGTTACGGAAACGCATACTTCCTCTCTACCAACGCCATGACCTGCAACTGCACAGCAGCCATTTCCTGCTACCGCAAGGGTGCATGGATGGCAAATCCCGCATACGTACAGATTCACCCGACCTGCATCCCCGTTCACGGTGACAAGCAGTCCAAGCTGACTTTGATGTCCGAATCTTTGCGTAACGACGGGCGTATCTGGGTTCCGAAGAAACTGGAAGATGCCAAAAAGCTGCAAGAAGGCACACTGCAAGGCAAGGACATTCCCGAAGAAGACCGCGACTATTACTTGGAACGCCGCTATCCGGCATTCGGTAACCTCGTTCCGCGTGACGTTGCCAGCCGTGCAGCCAAAGAACGTTGTGATAAAGGCTATGGCGTAAACAACACAGGCCTTGCCGTATTCCTCGACTTTAGCGATGCTATCAACCGCTTGGGTGTTGACGTGGTACGCCAGCGTTACGGCAACCTCTTCGACATGTATGAAGAAATCACCGATGTAAATCCGGAACACAATCCGATGATGATTTATCCGGCTATCCACTACACAATGGGTGGCATCTGGGTGGACTACGAACTGATGACTTCCGTCAAAGGTTTGTTCGCTATCGGTGAATGTAACTTCTCCGACCACGGAGCAAACCGCCTCGGCGCTTCCGCACTGATGCAAGGTTTGGCCGATGGTTATTTCGTACTGCCCTACACTATCCAGAACTATCTGGCAGACCAGATTACCGTTCCCCGCTTCTCTACCGACCTGCCCGAATTTGCCGCCGCAGAAAAAGCCATTCAGGAAAAGATTGACTGGATGATGAACATCAAGGGCAAGAAGTCCGTTGACTCCATCCACAAAGAGTTAGGTCACATCATGTGGGAGTTTGTAGGAATGGGACGTACCGCCGAAGGTCTGAAGGAAGGCTTGAAGAAGCTGAAAGATGTCCGCAAGGAATTCGAAACCAACCTCTTCATCCCCGGCGAAAAAGAGGGCATGAACGTAGAGCTTGACAAAGCAATCCGCCTGTATGACTTCATCATCATGGGCGAGCTGATAGCTTACGATGCCCTGAACCGTGATGAAAGTTGCGGTGGCCACTTCCGTGAAGAATACCAGACCGAAGAAGGCGAAGCCAAACGCGACGACGAAAACTTCTTCTACGTTGCTTGCTGGGAATACCAGGGCTCTGACGAAAAGGCTCCGGTGTTGCTGAAAGAACCGCTGGTTTATGAGGCAATCAAAGTACAGACTCGTAACTACAAGAGCTAA
- the dusB gene encoding tRNA dihydrouridine synthase DusB codes for MKIANIDLGEYPVLLAPMEDVTDPAFRLMCKQFGADMVYTEFVSADALIRSVSKTEQKLNISTEERPVAIQIYGKDTETMVEAARIVEQAHPDILDINFGCPVKRVAGKGAGAGMLQNIPLMLEITRAVVDAVKIPVTVKTRLGWDADHKIIVDLAEQLQDCGIAALTIHGRTRAQMYTGEADWTLIGEVKKNPRMHIPVIGNGDITTPERAKECFDLYGVDAIMIGRASFGRPWFFKEVRHYLETGEELPPLSPEWKLNVLRREVEDSVNLLDERRGILHVRRHLAASPLFKGIPNFRDTRIAMLRAETKEELYRIFDAVSPLLATAENLT; via the coding sequence ATGAAGATAGCCAATATAGACTTGGGCGAATATCCCGTACTTCTCGCTCCCATGGAAGATGTCACCGACCCTGCTTTCCGCCTGATGTGCAAGCAGTTCGGCGCAGACATGGTATATACAGAATTCGTGTCTGCCGATGCTCTGATACGTTCTGTGAGCAAAACCGAACAGAAGCTGAACATAAGCACCGAAGAACGCCCCGTGGCCATACAGATATACGGGAAAGATACAGAAACTATGGTAGAAGCCGCCCGGATTGTGGAACAGGCACACCCGGACATATTGGACATCAACTTCGGCTGCCCGGTGAAGCGCGTAGCAGGTAAAGGAGCCGGAGCCGGAATGTTGCAAAACATCCCACTGATGCTGGAGATTACCCGAGCAGTAGTGGATGCTGTGAAGATACCCGTCACCGTAAAAACACGTCTCGGATGGGATGCCGACCATAAAATCATTGTTGACCTGGCCGAACAATTGCAAGACTGTGGCATTGCCGCACTTACCATCCACGGCCGCACCCGTGCACAAATGTACACCGGCGAGGCAGACTGGACACTGATCGGTGAAGTGAAAAAGAATCCACGCATGCATATCCCCGTCATCGGTAATGGCGACATCACAACCCCCGAAAGAGCCAAAGAATGCTTCGACCTGTACGGCGTAGATGCCATCATGATAGGCCGTGCCAGCTTCGGCCGTCCGTGGTTCTTCAAGGAAGTGAGGCACTATCTGGAAACCGGGGAAGAACTGCCACCCCTAAGTCCCGAATGGAAGCTGAATGTGCTTCGCCGGGAAGTGGAAGACAGCGTCAACCTGCTGGACGAACGTAGAGGTATCCTGCACGTACGTCGGCATTTAGCGGCGAGTCCTCTATTCAAAGGCATTCCCAACTTCCGGGACACAAGAATAGCCATGTTGCGGGCAGAGACGAAAGAGGAACTGTACCGCATCTTCGATGCCGTCAGCCCATTGCTTGCCACAGCAGAAAACCTCACTTGA
- a CDS encoding acyl-CoA thioesterase: MEKYIYELTMKVRDYECDLQGIVNNANYQHYLEHTRHEFLISTGVSFAKLHEDGIDPVVARINMAFKTPLKSGDEFVSKLYMKKEGIKYVFYQDIFRKSDGKVSLKGVVETVCVVNGRLGDSELFDKLFAPYLGND; the protein is encoded by the coding sequence ATGGAGAAGTACATTTATGAATTGACAATGAAAGTACGCGATTATGAATGCGATCTGCAAGGTATTGTCAACAATGCCAATTATCAGCATTATCTGGAACATACGCGCCATGAATTTTTGATTTCCACGGGAGTCAGCTTCGCCAAGTTGCATGAAGATGGCATCGATCCGGTGGTGGCACGCATCAATATGGCATTCAAGACCCCTCTGAAAAGCGGAGATGAGTTTGTCTCCAAACTTTACATGAAGAAAGAAGGCATCAAGTACGTTTTCTATCAGGACATTTTCCGTAAAAGCGACGGTAAAGTTTCCTTGAAAGGTGTTGTAGAGACTGTCTGTGTGGTAAACGGCCGTCTTGGTGACAGTGAACTGTTTGACAAGCTCTTTGCTCCTTATCTGGGAAACGATTGA
- a CDS encoding phosphatase PAP2 family protein — protein sequence MALDLFKKVETRKGLFAVEKITLIYTLLTSILILFLFQEMDHPVQMLVDRVLIAGMTFLLMYLYRLAPCKFSAFVRIAIQMSLLSYWYPDTFEFNRIFPNLDHVFASVEQWIFGGQPAVWFCDCFPQMWVSEPFNMGYFSYYPMILVVVLWYFFFRYELFEKVSFVIVAAFFIYYLIYIFVPVAGPQFYFPAIGADNVARGVYPSIGDYFHHHQELLPGPGYEHGFFYNLVEGSQQVGERPTAAFPSSHVGMSTILMIMAWRGSKYLFACLFPFYLLLCGATVYIQAHYLIDAIVGFISAIGLYIAVTWMFKRWFAQPMFK from the coding sequence ATGGCTTTAGACTTATTCAAGAAGGTAGAAACCCGTAAAGGGCTTTTTGCAGTAGAGAAGATCACACTGATATACACATTGCTGACTTCTATTCTCATTCTGTTTCTTTTTCAGGAAATGGATCACCCGGTGCAAATGCTCGTTGACCGTGTCCTTATTGCAGGAATGACTTTCCTGTTGATGTATCTCTATCGGCTTGCCCCCTGTAAGTTCTCTGCTTTTGTGCGCATAGCCATCCAGATGTCACTATTATCTTACTGGTATCCCGATACGTTTGAATTTAACCGCATATTTCCCAACCTCGACCATGTGTTTGCTTCGGTGGAGCAGTGGATATTCGGAGGACAGCCTGCCGTGTGGTTCTGTGACTGTTTTCCGCAAATGTGGGTAAGCGAGCCGTTCAATATGGGATATTTCTCCTATTACCCGATGATACTGGTTGTGGTGCTGTGGTACTTCTTTTTCCGTTATGAGCTATTCGAGAAGGTATCGTTTGTCATTGTGGCCGCTTTTTTCATCTATTACCTTATATATATATTCGTGCCGGTTGCAGGGCCGCAGTTCTATTTTCCCGCTATCGGGGCTGATAATGTGGCGCGGGGTGTATATCCTTCCATCGGAGACTATTTTCACCATCATCAGGAGCTTTTGCCCGGTCCGGGCTATGAACATGGTTTCTTTTATAATTTGGTGGAAGGATCCCAGCAAGTGGGTGAACGTCCCACAGCTGCTTTTCCCAGTTCACATGTAGGTATGTCCACTATCTTGATGATTATGGCATGGCGTGGCAGCAAATATCTGTTTGCCTGCCTGTTTCCTTTCTATCTTCTGCTGTGCGGAGCCACTGTATATATACAGGCTCATTATCTGATTGACGCCATTGTCGGATTCATCTCTGCTATCGGGCTCTACATAGCGGTGACATGGATGTTCAAGCGGTGGTTTGCACAGCCCATGTTCAAGTGA
- a CDS encoding succinate dehydrogenase/fumarate reductase cytochrome b subunit: MWLSNSSVGRKVVMSVTGIALVLFLTFHMAMNLVALVSADGYNMVCEFLGANWYALVATVGLAALFIIHIIYAFWLTMQNRKARGNERYAVVDKPKTVEWASQNMLVLGIIVIVGLGLHLVNFWAKMQFPELMHNMGMHADTLTLAYAANGVYHIQNTFSNPVFVVLYLVWLGALWFHLTHGFWSSMQSLGWNNKVWINRWKCISNIYSTIVVVCFALVVVVFFIKSMMCGAAC; this comes from the coding sequence ATGTGGTTAAGTAATTCATCTGTAGGAAGGAAAGTGGTGATGAGCGTTACCGGTATCGCCCTTGTCCTGTTTCTGACATTTCACATGGCGATGAACCTTGTTGCATTGGTTTCGGCTGATGGCTATAACATGGTTTGTGAGTTCCTGGGAGCAAACTGGTATGCGCTGGTAGCTACGGTAGGTTTGGCTGCCTTGTTTATCATCCACATTATCTACGCTTTCTGGCTGACAATGCAAAACCGTAAAGCGCGCGGCAACGAGCGTTATGCCGTAGTGGACAAACCCAAAACAGTGGAATGGGCTTCCCAAAACATGCTCGTCCTGGGCATCATCGTAATTGTAGGTTTAGGCTTGCACTTGGTAAACTTCTGGGCAAAAATGCAATTTCCCGAGTTGATGCACAACATGGGTATGCATGCCGACACCCTCACTTTGGCGTATGCAGCCAACGGTGTCTATCACATCCAGAACACCTTCTCAAACCCGGTATTCGTAGTGCTTTATCTCGTTTGGCTGGGTGCACTGTGGTTCCACCTGACTCACGGTTTCTGGAGTTCTATGCAGTCTTTGGGCTGGAACAACAAAGTATGGATTAACCGTTGGAAATGCATCTCCAACATCTACTCCACTATCGTTGTTGTATGCTTCGCTCTGGTAGTTGTCGTATTCTTCATCAAATCAATGATGTGCGGCGCCGCTTGCTAA
- a CDS encoding glycerophosphodiester phosphodiesterase — MGLLAAGCTRRTSPSAKVPLASGHRGTTAIAPENTMASADSCIKYEAGNIECDICISKDSVFYVLHDSMLDRTTNGTGNIKEWLSADIDTLDAGSWFAPEFAGQRIPRFADLLHKARLNGMKLTVDFRNGDMHKMLQLIRQEGMLENCNFSFYEESDTKRFRAIAPEVKTLQAYVRNPGELKRVINELKPNIVTIQIDSLTPEFVQQCHEQGLLVNALILGLDDKTEQNQKAVDLGVDIVATDRPEQFITKYGNGK, encoded by the coding sequence ATGGGTCTGCTTGCCGCAGGATGCACCCGGAGAACTTCTCCATCCGCCAAAGTCCCCCTTGCAAGCGGACACCGGGGCACAACTGCCATTGCTCCCGAGAATACCATGGCATCGGCTGACTCATGCATCAAATATGAAGCCGGAAACATAGAATGTGATATCTGCATCAGCAAGGACAGTGTGTTCTACGTGCTGCACGACTCTATGTTAGACCGCACCACCAACGGAACGGGCAACATCAAAGAGTGGCTCTCCGCCGACATTGATACATTGGATGCAGGCTCCTGGTTTGCCCCCGAATTTGCCGGTCAACGCATACCGCGCTTTGCCGACCTACTGCACAAAGCCAGACTCAACGGGATGAAGCTCACGGTGGACTTCCGAAACGGAGATATGCACAAGATGCTGCAATTGATCAGGCAGGAAGGCATGCTGGAAAATTGTAATTTCTCTTTCTATGAAGAAAGTGACACGAAACGCTTCAGAGCCATCGCCCCCGAAGTGAAGACTCTGCAAGCCTATGTAAGAAATCCAGGAGAACTGAAAAGGGTAATCAATGAACTGAAACCTAACATTGTCACCATACAGATTGACTCGCTGACACCGGAGTTTGTGCAACAATGTCACGAACAAGGCTTACTGGTGAACGCCCTGATATTGGGACTGGACGACAAAACGGAACAGAACCAAAAGGCTGTGGATTTAGGTGTGGATATAGTAGCGACTGACCGGCCGGAACAATTTATCACAAAATACGGAAACGGGAAATAG